A single window of Narcine bancroftii isolate sNarBan1 chromosome 1, sNarBan1.hap1, whole genome shotgun sequence DNA harbors:
- the LOC138751249 gene encoding caveolae-associated protein 4-like, which translates to MAEERVHSDSTNFAFNLASTTAGEGDDAPLDPLTIFTLLEKVAGIVGSVNETQRKMEQQQLEIENTVKEIQVDVGKLNKAHLTTDTTVAKLLEKTQKINANVKDVRQRLDKTNAQVKKVEGNHRELLKRNKFRVVIFQEENEMPSSVTYKKLPNEGTTAATEEHTSTAASPPPDLSSDEEFVYHEENAAVRLKKSGMKRVDNIKKVFSKENMQKTRQDLGKRMHRLSATIVSPDQREKIRISGERIKKSIVDSKPFHMSIKKKNERSGAEGQEVAAKSVGESSKGELTATEAGTDVNAPAAAEFIEDGLPRTGPHVANAETVVAMMEAKGEEAVPAVAEGKRSPEFS; encoded by the exons ATGGCAGAGGAACGAGTGCATTCAGATTCCACCAACTTTGCTTTTAACCTAGCCTCCACGACGGCAGGTGAAGGAGATGATGCTCCCCTTGACCCATTAACCATTTTCACTCTCCTGGAGAAAGTGGCTGGGATTGTTGGCAGTGTTAATGAGACTCAGCGGAAAATGGAGCAACAGCAACTGGAAATAGAAAATACTGTTAAAGAGATACAAGTCGATGTCGGAAAACTTAATAAGGCTCATTTGACTACAGATACTACAGTCGCAAAGTTGCtagaaaaaacccaaaaaatcAACGCTAATGTTAAAGATGTGAGGCAGCGACTGGATAAAACCAATGCTCAGGTTAAAAAGGTTGAAGGAAATCACCGTGAGCtgctcaaaaggaataaattccGTGTGGTCATATTCCAG GAAGAAAATGAAATGCCTTCCTCAGTAACATATAAAAAACTACCTAATGAAGGGACTACAGCTGCCACAGAAGAGCATACTTCAACAGCTGCCTCACCACCACCagatctgtcctctgatgaagagTTTGTTTATCATGAAGAAAATGCAGCTGTGCGCCTCAAAAAGTCAGGCATGAAGCGAGTGGATAATATCAAGAAAGTTTTCTCAAAAGAAAACATGCAAAAAACTAGGCAAGACTTAGGGAAGCGGATGCATCGACTGAGTGCAACAATAGTCTCCCCAGACCAGAGAGAGAAGATCAGGATTTCAGGAGAAAGGATCAAAAAATCCATTGTTGATTCAAAACCTTTTCACATGAGCATAAAAAAGAAAAACGAAAGAAGCGGGGCAGAAGGGCAAGAAGTTGCTGCCAAAAGTGTTGGAGAGAGTTCCAAAGGTGAGCTCACTGCTACTGAAGCAGGAACAGATGTTAACGCACCAGCAGCTGCCGAGTTTATTGAGGACGGCCTCCCACGCACGGGTCCACATGTCGCCAATGCAGAAACGGTCGTTGCAATGATGGAAGCAAAAGGCGAAGAAGCAGTTCCTGCTGTGGCAGAGGGAAAACGGAGTCCTGAGTTTAGTTAA